The Actinomycetota bacterium nucleotide sequence CAGGATCTTATATGCATCACCGGTTCGTTGTATACAGTTGGCGAAGCGAGAGATTATCTTTTACAAAGGCAGGAGATCATTCAATCCATGTGATCGTCTACTGAAAAGAGAATCGTGACTCAAGAGGTCAAGGAGTGAGCGATGGATTTATTTGCGGTCTTTTCAGATTTTCTTGGTTCACCAATATTTCGTTTGCTCGCCAACCTCTTCTTCTTGTTTTTGATGATGCTCTGGGTGAGTTTGGTCTATTGGACCTATAGGGATGCCAAAAAGAGGGGCGCCTTTGCCTTTTATTGGGCGGTTGTAGTCCTATTTTTCAACGTATTCGGGTGGATTATTTATCTCATCGTGAGACCCCCTGAATTTCTTGACGAGGTCAGGGACAGAGAACTGGATATAAAGACGAAGGAAGCCCTTCTGGGCACAACTAGCACCGTGTGTCCCGCTTGTTTTAAACCCATAGAAGGTGATTTTCTGATCTGTCCTTACTGCATGAAGAAGCTCAAGAAGCCCTGTCCCTCTTGCGGTCGTCCGCTCAAAATGGGCTGGACGGTGTGTCCGTATTGTAGAACATCACTCTAGATAGGGGTAATTGGGTAACTCCATCGGGTAACCAATAACCCTATAGGCTATACATAAATCTCAATTAAGCTCATCTCAAATTCAAAATTCAAA carries:
- a CDS encoding zinc ribbon domain-containing protein, with translation MDLFAVFSDFLGSPIFRLLANLFFLFLMMLWVSLVYWTYRDAKKRGAFAFYWAVVVLFFNVFGWIIYLIVRPPEFLDEVRDRELDIKTKEALLGTTSTVCPACFKPIEGDFLICPYCMKKLKKPCPSCGRPLKMGWTVCPYCRTSL